The following are encoded together in the Heliangelus exortis chromosome 15, bHelExo1.hap1, whole genome shotgun sequence genome:
- the CDC23 gene encoding cell division cycle protein 23 homolog, with amino-acid sequence MAAAGAAAGLGSGDFSDLREIKKQLLSVAERSRERGLQHSGKWASELAFALDPLPLGELPPPPALTEEDARDLDAYTLAKSYFDLKEYDRAAYFLRGCKSQKAYFLYMYSRYLSGEKKKDDETVDSLGPLEKGQVKNEALRELRVELSKKHKARELDGFGLYLYGVVLRKLDLVKEAIDVFVEAAHVLPLHWGAWLELCNLITDKEMLKFLSLPDTWMKEFFLAHIYTELQLIEEALQKYQSLIDAGFSKSTYIISQIAVAYHNIRDIDKALSIFNELRKQDPYRIENMDTFSNLLYVRSMKPELSYLAHNLCEIDKYRVETCCVIGNYYSLRSQHEKAALYFQRALKLNPRYLGAWTLMGHEYMEMKNTSAAIQAYRHAIEVNKRDYRAWYGLGQTYEILKMPFYCLYYYRRAHQLRPNDSRMLVALGECYEKLNQLVEAKKCYWRAYAVGDVEKMALVKLAKLHEQLNESEQAAQCYIKYIQDIYSCGEIVEHLEISTAFRYLAQYYFKCKLWDEASACAQKCCAFNDTREEGKALLRQILQLRNQGETSSTDIAAPFFLPASLSANNTPTRRVSPLNLSSVTP; translated from the exons atggcggcggcgggagcggcggcgggGCTGGGGAGCGGCGACTTCTCGGATCTGCGGGAGATCAAGAAGCAGTTGCTGAGTGTGGCGGAGCGGAGCCGGGAGCGCGGGCTGCAGCACAGCGGGAAGTG GGCCTCCGAGCTCGCCTTCGCCTTGGACCCTCTGCCGCTGGGCGAGCTGCCGCCGCCTCCCGCGCTGACAGAG gagGATGCTCGTGATCTGGATGCCTACACATTAGCCAAGTCTTACTTTGATCTAAAGGAATATGACAGGGCTGCCTATTTCCTGCGAGGCTGCAAGAGTCAGAAAGCTTACTTCTTGTATATGTACTCCAGATACCTG tcaggagaaaagaagaaagatgatgAGACAGTGGATAGTTTGG GACCTCTGGAAAAAGGACAGGTGAAAAATGAAGCTCTACGAGAATTGAGAGTTGAGCTCAGCAAGAAACACAAGGCACGGGAGCTGGATGGGTTTGGCCTTTATCT GTATGGAGTGGTGCTGCGGAAGCTGGACCTGGTGAAAGAAGCAATAGATGTGTTTGTTGAAGCTGCCCATGTCTTACCTTTGCACTGGGGAGCCTGGCTGGAACTTTGCAACTTGATTACAGATAAAGAGATG CTGAAGTTCCTGTCCTTGCCAGATACATGGATGAAAGAATTCTTTCTTGCACACATTTAtacagagctgcagctgatAGAGGAAGCTCTGCAGAAGTATCAGAGTCTCATTGATGCAGGATTTTCCAAAAGCACGTACATCATCTCTCAGATTGCGGTTGCCTACCACAATATCCGAG ATATTGACAAAGCTTTATCCATCTTTAATGAGCTAAGGAAACAAGATCCTTACAGGATAGAGAACATGGACACTTTCTCCAACTTGCTGTATGTAAGG AGCATGAAGCCTGAATTGAGCTACCTGGCTCACAACCTGTGTGAGATAGACAAGTATCGTGTTGAGACCTGCTGTGTGATTG GGAATTATTATAGCTTGCGTTCCCAGCATGAGAAAGCAGCACTCTATTTCCAGAGGGCCTTGAAACTGAACCCTCGGTATCTGGGAGCCTGGACACTAATGGGACATGAGTATATGGAAATGAAGAACACATCTGCAGCTATCCAAGCTTATAG ACATGCAATAGAGGTGAATAAAAGGGACTACAGAGCGTGGTATGGCTTGGGGCAAACCTACGAAATCttgaaaatgccattttattgTCTCTATTACTACCGACGGGCGCACCAACTCAG ACCAAATGATTCTCGTATGCTGGTTGCTCTAGGAGAATGCTATGAGAAACTCAATCAGTTGGTGGAAGCTAAAAAG TGCTATTGGAGAGCTTATGCTGTGGGAGATGTGGAGAAAATGGCACTGGTGAAACTAGCCAA gCTGCACGAACAGCTGAATGAATCTGAACAAGCAGCTCAGTGCTATATCAAGTACATCCAGGATATCTATTCCTGTGGG GAGATCGTGGAGCACCTGGAGATCAGTACTGCCTTCCGTTACCTGGCCCAATACTACTTCAAGTGTAAGCTCTGGGATGAAGCCTCAGCGTGTGCTCAGAAATGCTGTGCATTCAATGAT ActagagaagaaggaaaggcCTTGCTGCGGCAGATCTTACAGCTTCGCAACCAAGGAGAAACTTCATCCACAGATATTGCTgctccctttttcctcccagcatCACTGTCAGCCAACAACACTCCCACACGTCGTGTCTCCCCACTCAATCTGTCCTCTGTAACACCATGA